In Schistocerca serialis cubense isolate TAMUIC-IGC-003099 chromosome 3, iqSchSeri2.2, whole genome shotgun sequence, the following proteins share a genomic window:
- the LOC126469682 gene encoding exocyst complex component 3 has translation MDVEQLKAEARATAAKHVINMLQRPDQLEKVEQYKRRVSRKKASVEAMLKTAMQSQLDGVKVGLNQLQTALNDIQTIKENLKWIEDSFVAVPQLHSQLQVVCDENMRHSQYVTAMENLKHIFTVRESVERTKQWMINEGKLLYTHQSLSDLENSRDDLLYELHKLPNQAPADKSMLEAYFQEVEELSNLLEKQIRLILSRTLNTVRKEPTVIVTALRIIEREEKADSFALQRQKQSGFLPPGRPKKWREKALDVLEKSVAQRIEGTQVDEREDNKMWLVRYLELTRQLILEDLRVVKTLCVPCFPPQWDILNTYVHMYHKCLSRHLQELISNGLEGNEYVSILSWIMNTYVGPELMQHPELNIQSVGPLLNNAIVEDLQQKYLSNMQKNYIEWMQKTLETEKTDWNSGALPEVGDQEGYYHTAAPVIVFQMIDQNLQVTRTISQDLTFRALILSMEQVTQYGKMYGEAIVEFKKKHFEDRSQMPYFTQYMITIVNNCLHFVELAQQMKQHYWLPGVRDNEGGMKFEALLNTFQQLRDDAAQYLLDEAFLDLDSHFQSLITPRWVGKSEAVDTICVTLDDYFVDYSHLRPRNFDYVLSEAQNLVAKRYISAMLHKKLSFKSYEERRECAIKIMKEANQLKDFFVRIAPKLSKFDSPFDIIANLAELLKIQDPEILSLDLHGLVDKYPDVTKDQLVQFLSLRGDISRSECVEKVSYIFQTNSSRQRASVPKTIFSQLN, from the exons AACAGTTAAAAGCGGAAGCAAGAGCCACAGCAGCAAAACATGTAATTAACATGTTACAACGACCTGACCAGTTGGAAAAG GTTGAACAGTATAAGAGACGGGTAAGCAGAAAGAAAGCATCTGTTGAAGCTATGTTGAAGACGGCCATGCAGAGCCAGCTTGATGGTGTGAAAGTTGGGCTAAACCAGTTGCAAACAGCTCTCAATGATATtcaaacaataaaggaaaa CTTAAAATGGATCGAAGATTCGTTTGTAGCAGTTCCTCAACTACATTCACAATTACAAGTTGTCTGTGATGAGAATATGAGACATTCTCAATATGTGACAGCCATGGAGAATCTTAAGCACATTTTTACAGTGCGTGAAAGTGTTGAGAGAACTAAACAGTGGATGATAAATGAAGGAAAACTTTTATACACACATCAG AGTTTGAGTGACCTAGAAAATTCTAGAGATGATCTTCTCTATGAACTACACAAGTTGCCTAATCAGGCCCCTGCAGATAAAAGCATGTTAGAAGCTTATTTCCAGGAAGTGGAAGAGCTGTCCAATCTTTTGGAGAAGCAGATACGCCTTATCTTGAGCCGCACACTTAATACAGTGAGGAAAGAGCCTACAGTTATTGTAACTGCTCTTCGCATTATCGAGAGGGAAGAGAAAGCGGATAGTTTTGCTCTTCAG CGTCAAAAACAGAGTGGGTTTTTACCACCAGGTAGACCAAAGAAATGGCGCGAGAAAGCTTTGGATGTGCTTGAAAAATCTGTAGCTCAGCGGATTGAAGGTACACAAGTTGATGAGAGAGAAGACAATAAAATGTGGCTAGTGAGATACCTAGAG CTCACAAGACAGCTTATCCTGGAAGACCTGAGAGTTGTAAAGACATTGTGTGTGCCTTGCTTTCCACCACAGTGGGATATTTTGAATACATATGTTCACATGTATCACAAATGTCTGTCTAGACAT CTGCAGGAGTTGATCAGCAATGGCCTGGAAGGCAATGAGTATGTTTCCATACTTTCATGGATAATGAATACGTATGTTGGTCCAGAACTAATGCAGCACCCAGAACTAAATATTCAGTCTGTTGGACCACTCCTAAACAATGCAATTGTAGAAGATCtacaacagaaatatttaagt AATATGCAAAAGAACTATATTGAGTGGATGCAAAAAACGTTGGAAACAGAAAAAACAGACTGGAACAGTGGGGCTTTACCAGAAGTTGGTGATCAAGAAGGTTATTATCACACTGCTGCTCCAGTCATTGTGTTTCAAATGATTGATCAGAATCTTCAGGTAACAAGAACTATCAG ccAGGACCTCACATTTAGAGCACTGATTCTCAGCATGGAACAAGTAACACAATATGGAAAGATGTATGGTGAAGCGATAGTGGAATTCAAAAAGAAGCATTTTGAAGATAGGAGTCAG ATGCCATACTTCACACAGTACATGATAACCATTGTTAACAATTGTCTACACTTTGTCGAATTGGCTCAGCAGATGAAGCAGCATTATTGGCTTCCAGGTGTACGTGACAATGAGGGAGGCATGAAATTTGAGGCTTTGTTAAATACATTCCAA cAACTGAGGGACGATGCTGCACAGTATCTTCTTGATGAAGCCTTTTTGGACTTGGACAGCCATTTTCAGAGTCTGATAACACCTAGATGGgttggcaaaagtgaagctgtagATACGATATGTGTAACCTTGGATGATTATTTTGTTGACTACAGTCATTTAAGACCACGGAATTTTGATTACGTTCTATCAGAGGCACAAAATTTAGTTGCAAAGCGGTATATTTCTGCCATGCTTCACAAGAAACTTTCATTTAAATCTTATGAAGAACGGAGAGAATGTGCTATCAAGATAATGAAAGAAGCTAATCAATTGAAAGACTTCTTTGTTCGTATTGCTCCAAAGCTGTCAAAATTTGACTCGCCATTTGACATAATTGCCAATTTGGCTGAGCTTCTAAAGATTCAGGATCCAGAGATACTGTCACTTGATCTTCATGGTCTTGTAGATAAATATCCAGATGTCACAAAAGATCAGCTGGTACAATTTTTAAGTTTAAGAGGAGATATTTCCCGCTCAGAATGTGTTGAAAAAGTTAGCTATATTTTCCAAACAAATAGTAGTAGACAAAGAGCTTCTGTTCCAAAAACTATTTTTTCTCAGTTGAATTAA